One window of Amaranthus tricolor cultivar Red isolate AtriRed21 chromosome 11, ASM2621246v1, whole genome shotgun sequence genomic DNA carries:
- the LOC130827489 gene encoding endoglucanase 17, whose protein sequence is MADSRSSVFVILYFCTLFLLCNGNTFRRSHPHKGVHGHSRLAPHNYRDALTKSILFFEGQRSGKLPPNQRISWRKDSGLSDGSDLHVDLVGGYYDAGDNVKFGFPMAFTTTMLSWSVIEFGGLMKQELQHAKQAVRWATDYLLKATAHPDTIYVQVGDAKKDHGCWERPEDMDTPRSVFKIDRNNPGTEVAAETAAALAAASMVFRRSDKAYSRVLINRAIRVFEFADKHRGSYSDGLKSYVCPYYCSFSGYQDELLWGAAWLHRATRNPMYLKYIERNGQVLGASEEDFTFGWDNKHAGARILLSKSFLVQGMQALHEYKSHSDNFICSLIPGAPSFTAQYTPGGLLYRMSDSNMQYVTSTSFLLLTYAKYLKSSHMTVSCGATIITPKTLRSLAKKQVDYLLGSNPKKMSYMVGYGPRYPQRIHHRGASLPSIAKHPQKIECSPGFDFMNTEAPNPNVHVGAIVGGPDQHDMFPDERSDYEQSEPSTYINAPLVGTLAYLAHSFGQL, encoded by the exons CACATTTCGCCGTAGCCACCCACACAAAGGCGTTCATGGGCATTCTCGGTTAGCACCCCACAATTACAGGGATGCTTTGACTAAATCTATCCTCTTTTTTGAAGGTCAAAGATCTGGTAAACTCCCTCCTAACCAAAGAATTTCTTGGAGGAAGGATTCTGGACTTTCTGATGGCTCTGATTTACAT GTGGATTTAGTGGGAGGATATTATGATGCAGGGGATAATGTGAAGTTTGGATTTCCAATGGCTTTTACCACAACAATGCTTTCATGGAGTGTGATTGAATTTGGTGGGCTTATGAAGCAAGAACTCCAACATGCCAAACAAGCCGTTCGTTGGGCTACTGATTATCTCCTTAAAGCTACTGCTCATCCTGACACCATCTATGTTCAG GTAGGAGATGCAAAAAAAGATCATGGTTGTTGGGAAAGACCAGAAGACATGGATACACCAAGAAGTGTGTTTAAGATTGACAGAAACAACCCAGGAACAGAAGTTGCTGCTGAAACTGCTGCTGCTCTTGCTGCTGCTTCTATGGTCTTCAGAAGGAGTGACAAAGCTTATTCTAGGGTTCTCATTAACCGTGCTATTAGG GTGTTTGAATTTGCTGATAAGCACAGAGGATCTTATAGTGATGGACTCAAGAGCTATGTTTGTCCCTACTATTGTTCTTTCTCTGGTTATCAG gaTGAGCTATTGTGGGGGGCAGCATGGCTTCATAGAGCAACAAGAAACCCAATGTACTTAAAATACATTGAAAGAAATGGGCAAGTGCTCGGTGCAAGTGAGGAAGATTTCACCTTTGGTTGGGATAACAAACATGCTGGTGCTAGAATTCTTCTCTCTAAG TCTTTCCTGGTTCAAGGAATGCAAGCTCTCCATGAATACAAAAGTCACTCAGATAATTTCATATGTTCACTTATTCCTGGTGCACCTTCCTTTACTGCTCAGTACACTCCAG GAGGACTTCTATATAGGATGAGTGATAGCAATATGCAATATGTGACATCCACATCATTTCTTCTCTTAACATATGCCAAATACCTAAAGTCTTCTCATATGACTGTCTCTTGTGGTGCCACTATTATCACTCCTAAGACCCTTCGTTCCCTTGCTAAAAAACAG GTGGATTATTTATTGGGTTCGAACCCAAAAAAGATGTCATACATGGTTGGGTACGGGCCAAGATACCCACAAAGAATCCATCATAGAGGAGCATCACTACCCTCCATTGCAAAACACCCACAAAAAATAGAATGTTCACCAGGGTTTGATTTCATGAACACGGAAGCACCAAATCCAAATGTACATGTAGGTGCAATAGTTGGTGGGCCCGACCAACATGATATGTTCCCAGATGAAAGGTCTGATTATGAGCAATCTGAACCGTCCACTTATATCAATGCTCCTCTTGTGGGTACCCTTGCTTACTTGGCTCACTCCTTTGGCCAACTCTAA